The Salvelinus sp. IW2-2015 linkage group LG31, ASM291031v2, whole genome shotgun sequence genome window below encodes:
- the LOC111955582 gene encoding zona pellucida sperm-binding protein 3-like → MGLIMANKLWLFPKQLVLFLLVENLISPAFSLTYSTGTWQHLPSRMPQFGDRLPFKQLQLHQQTVSRPVRVETVDVKCHSDYMEIVVKADLFKLGILIDMDDLRLGVEQDKETCRASAAGDEYRILAALSDCGTKRLMNKDSMIYTNHLRYTPRATPDGVIRMDGAVIPIACHYERKYSSDSGPLQPTWIPFSATVSAEDTLQFSLKFMTSDWLYERGSGVYFLGDPINIEASVRVAHHSRLRVFVSSCVATLDPDSNSVPRYVFIEHDGCLVDSQLTGSNSGFMHRTQDDKLQFHIDAFRFYQENRAELYITCHLMAVPVMDHAEPSNKACSFIDGRWRSADSNDLQCGRCPSLNSQKGVDHDPARHPLSPRQGGSQPEPRGYHIKPQATGDHWRNGMKSKKVWSQDATLGPIMVTTKRSTSLSPTMREGIDINGFPSPTEDRRPVSPGSLWKRGMDFKKDLEPNPDSELNPTPEPIGDLGYDKDLYTIGTH, encoded by the exons ATGGGACTCATAATGGCAAACAAGCTCTGGCTATTTCCAAAGCAACTAGTTTTGTTTTTACTGGTGGAAAACTTAATCTCTCCTGCTTTTTCACTTACTTACAGCACTGGCACATGGCAACATCTTCCAAGCCGAATGCCACAATTTGGCGATCGtctgccttttaaacagcttcaaCTTCACCAACAAACAGTTTCCAGACCAGTTCGAGTAGAAACGGTCGATGTGAAGTGCCATTCAGACTACATGGAGATAGTTGTTAAGGCTGATCTGTTTAAACTCGGTATTCTTATTGACATGGATGACCTGCGACTTGGAGTTGAACAAGACAAAGAGACCTGCAGGGCTTCAGCAGCCGGAGATGAGTACAGAATATTGGCAGCGCTATCGGACTGTGGAACCAAGCGTTTG ATGAACAAAGACTCCATGATCTATACAAACCACCTCAGATATACACCCAGAGCCACACCAGATGGGGTTATTCGAATGGATGGTGCTGTAATCCCAATTGCTTGTCATTATGAAAG GAAGTACAGTTCAGACAGTGGCCCCCTCCAGCCGACCTGGATCCCCTTCAGCGCCACAGTGTCTGCTGAAGACACCCTGCAGTTCTCCTTGAAGTTTATGACAA GTGACTGGCTCTATGAGCGGGGTTCTGGAGTCTACTTCCTCGGTGATCCCATCAACATTGAGGCGTCTGTCAGGGTTGCTCACCACTCCAGGCTCAGGGTCTTTGTTAGCAGCTGCGTGGCCACACTAGACCCTGATAGCAACTCTGTCCCCAGATACGTCTTCATTGAGCATGATGG GTGCTTGGTGGATTCCCAGCTGACTGGCTCCAACTCTGGGTTCATGCATAGAACCCAGGATGACAAGCTCCAGTTCCACATTGATGCCTTTAGGTTCTATCAGGAGAACAGGGCAGAG CTGTACATCACATGCCACCTTATGGCAGTCCCTGTCATGGACCATGCAGAGCCTAGCAACAAGGCATGCTCCTTCATTGATGGCAG ATGGAGGTCTGCCGACTCGAATGATTTGCAATGTGGCCGTTGTCCAAGCCTGAATAGCCAGAAGGGGGTTGATCACGATCCAGCACGACATCCCCTCAGTCCAAGACAAGGCGGTAGCCAACCTGAACCTCGTGGCTACCACATCAAACCTCAAGCCACTGGCGACCATTGGAGGAATGGGATGAAGTCCAAGAAAG TATGGAGCCAGGATGCTACTTTGGGCCCCATAATGGTTACAACCAAACGGAGTACATCTTTATCTCCAACGATGAGGGAAGGTATCGATATAAATGGCTTCCCTTCTCCAACTGAGGACAGGAGGCCTGTATCACCTGGCAGTCTTTGGAAGAGGGGAATGGACTTCAAGAAAG ATCTAGAGCCCAACCCAGACTCTGAGTTGAATCCTACACCTGAGCCCATTGGAGACCTTGGATATGACAAGGATCTCTATACAATTGGAACTCATTGA